Genomic segment of Azospirillum sp. TSH100:
TTCCATGGTTCTGGCCATCATCCGTGACCTTGGCGGCTGGGCCTTCCAACGGGAAATCGTCGGCGCAGCCGATGCACGGTGTAACGGAGATGGTCCCGGCCGCGCTGCCATTGCTGGCACGCTGCGCCGCTTGGTCAACGCCGGCACCATCGGCGCCACAACTGTCCTCCGACCGATCCGCTACCACTACCCGCCGGTCGGTGCGGTCCAACTTCCACTCGACCAGCAGTAAGGAGATCAGGGCTATGAGCAAGGGATTGACGCGGCGCCGCGTGGCGCCTGCCGGCGTGGCGCAAAAAATCATGGAACGCCGCCGCGCGGCGGGGGTGCCGGTCAGCCAGCGGCGCCGCGGCTTGGTCACCGCTACGTGGGTTTCTGGTTACGCCAATCCTGCCGGCCGCAGAGACGATGCCGGCATCGCCACGGATCAGGAGGATTGAGATGCAGATCGAGGTCACCACGACGACGGAGTCCGACGTGCCTACCCCGCTGGCGCAGCTGGGCCTGGCCATGGCGCATGTCACAGGCCTTGTGGACATCCTGCGAGAAGCCAATCCCGGCATCACCGTCGATGACGCGGTTGACCGGGCCGGCACTCTGGTGCGCGCGGTATGGGAGGAGATGCAGGGATAGTGCCCCAGGTGAGGGGTTTGGACTTTTGCGATGGCACAACACAATAAATTCTTGAATTTATAAATTCGTGAATGTATAACCCCGTCAATCAACGAATTGACGGGGTTACACGATGAAGGTCCTCGCCGTCCACAGCCAGAAAGGCGGGTCGGGCAAAACCACTCTGAGCGCCCACTTGTCGGTGCAGGCCGCTCGCCTGGGACACCGCGTCCTGATCGTCGATCTCGATCCCCAGGAGTCGGTCCGCAAATGGTGGGACCGTCGCGTCGCCGATGACGTGACCTTATCGGTGAACCCGCCGGTTGCTGGCATCAAGGCAGCTGCGAAAGAACACGGGTGCGACCTGGTGGTGATCGACACCCCGCCCCGCTCGGCCGCCACCACGCTCGCTGCCCTGGAACTGGCGCACCTGGTGCTGATCCCCTGCCGCCCTTCCATCGTAGACGTCGACGCGCTGGACAAGGTGGTCGAGTTGGTGGCCAGGGCACGGGCGAAGTCCAAGCATGCCGTGATCATCAACCATGCCCCAGCGCCGCGCGGTGTCATCCAGGCGGAAGCCGGTGTTGTCGCCGATAGCCGGTCAGCCATCGAGGCGCAGTTCAAACTGACCGTCGCGCCGACCGTTATCTGCGACCGAGCGGCCTTCCGGCATGCCATGAATGACGGTCGAGCCGTCGCCGAGTTCGAGCCGGCCGGGAAGGCCGCTGCCGAAATCAACTCCCTTTGGTCCTACATCCAGGAGCGCATCTGATGTCCAAGCGTACCAGCATCGCCGCTGCCGTCGTGCAGAAAAAGGCGCCGGTCTCCCCTGCCTCGGTCCCGGCCGAACCGGCGGCGCCAGCGAAGCGAGGCCGGCCGGCCGGCGCTGAGACCGTCCCCCACCAGGTGCGACTGCCCACGGCCGCGAAGGTGCAGCTGATGGGGCTGCGGGCCGAGCTGACGGAGGCATATGGCCGGAATGTCCAGGAGCAGGACCTCCTGCGTCTGGCCGTGGACATGATGTTCGAGCGCTTCGGCAAGCCGCCGATCGCCGGCGCCCCCGAGTTCCTGCTGGCCCCGCCGGAACATGATTAATCTGTTAATTCGCCAATTCGTGAATTTACAAATTCACGGGTTCGTAAAGGGATAAATTCATTATGGCCCGACGCTCCACCCGCTCCGCTCCCGACCAGATGGATTTGTTCGTCGCCCTGGCCGTCGACGTCCCGCTGCGGGACGTCCGCGACACCATGGAGCGGCCGTTCTTCAGCCTGTCGAAGTCACCGCGTGGGAAGCCGATCGAGTACGAGGTGGGCGACGCCAAGGTGATCGTGCGGGCGCCGGAAGACGTCGGCATCGCCACGATCTGGGACGCCGACATCCTGATCTGGGCGGCGAGCCAGATCACCGAGGCGATCAACCGCGGGCTGGCGGTGTCTCCGGTCCTGAGAGCGCCGGCCTATCAGATTTTGCGGGCGATCCACCGACCCACGGGCGGCGAGGATTACGGCCGCTTGCGGGATGCGCTGCGCCGTCTTAACGCGACCTATGTGGAGACCACAATCCGATCAAAGGGCAAGCCCACGGGCTTCACCTGGCTGTCACGCTGGACCGAGGACCCCCAGCCGGATGGCCGATCCTTTTTCACCGTCGAATTGCCCGGTTGGTTCTTCGATGGTGTGGTTGCGCAAGGGGGCGTGCTCCGGATCGATCCTCGCTATTTCGACCTCACAGGGGGCATTGAGCGCTGGATGTACCGGGTTGCTCGAAAGCATGCGGGCAACCAGTCGGCCGGCTGGCCGCTGTCGATGAAGGCGCTGTACCAGAAATCGGGATCGACCCAGAGGCTGAGTGACTTTGCCCGACAGGTCCGCGCTGTGGTCGAGGCGAACCAGCTGCCGGAATACTGGCTGACGCTGGATAAGCAAGGGAAGGAGGAGATCGTTCACATGGTGCGTCGATCCTTCCTCGCCTTGGACCATCCCGGCTACGAAAGGGGAGGGGACTCGGCGGATCACCCGCAAGCCCTATCCACAGGCGTTTCGGGTTAAGAGAGTTAAATAGAGAAGAAGTTAAGAAGTTAAGGGATGAAATCGCCTTTTCTAGTCAATGGCTTAGTAATGTTCTGTGCGGGTGATCCGCCGCGATTCGCGCGGGTGATCCGCCGATAGAAGGTGCGGGTGATCCGCCGATAGGACTGCGGGTGATCCGCCGATAGCTTCCACAGGCTGCTGGGATTTACCCACAGGGGGGATTGAATGGCCGCGTCGGCTGACGAAAGACCACCGTTGACCGATAAGTATGGTCGGCGGTTGGCAAAGACCATAAAGCGGGAGTATGGGGTTCGCTACACGCAAGCCTTGGATATTGTGGCGATCCAGTACGGATACACGAACTGGCAGGACGCGCAGAAGGCATTTTCGTCTACGGATACGTCGAAATGGTTCGCGAAGCGGCTTGCCCGGAAAGAAAAGACAAAGAAGCGGTTACAGCTTCGTTCCGAACAGAAATTAGTGCTCCGCATTCAAGAAGGGCGCGAGCGCTTTGCAAAGGAAGGTCAAGGCGCGTCACCGCTGTGGCGGTACCGTTCTCCCATTGCGCGGATGCGGATGGGGGAAAAATGGGTGCCGGTCGACCAGTTGGCGGCAACCGTAGTGATCTTTCCGAAGTCAGATGAACCATGACGCGGTATGTGGAGCGGCATGGGCCGCTGTCGGGAGGGGCAGGATGGCCAGGGCGGCGAAGACCGAGAAGATGATGGTGCGGTTCCGGCCGGAGGTGCGCGCCCTGCTGGCCGAGCTGGCGGCGGCGGACAGCCGCTCGATGGCGGGGGAGCTGGAGGCGCTGATCCGGGCGGAGGCCCGGCGCCGCGGGCTGGCCGGCGCGGACGAGGGCGGGGCGGGCTGACCCGGCCGCGCCGGTGCAGCGCGGTTGCATTTGTCCATGTTCCATAATCGCTGTTCCGCGGCCGGGTTGTGGGGCGGTAAGCGCCTGATTTCGCACGCCTTCGCGCGGGACGGGAAATTATGAAATCCGCCCCGGCCGGCCCGGACTCAAGATGTGGTAGGGCAGGGCCGGAAACCCGGCGTCCCCCGGTTGAATCCGCCCGCCCCACCGGAGGGGTCGAAGCGGACCCGCCGGTCGAGGCCGAAAACCACCCGCATGACGGGAAACGCCTTGCAGCAGGATGCAACCGCGTCTAAAGTCGGCCCACGGCCCAGGGACGGCCCGAGTTTAAAATGGCTCCGCCGCCATCTTAAAAGTCCCACCACAGGGGCGCCTCCGGGCGCCCCTTGGCGTTTCCGGACCCTGCCCAAGATAGTACGGGCAGCCCGTATTTTCCCTGTTGACGCCTGTACGGATTGCCCGTACTATGGGCGCATCAACACAGGGGGGCGGGATGTACTGCTGGGACGACGCCAAGAACGAGACCAACAAGGAAAAGCACGGCATCGCCTTCGCCGCCGCCGCCCTGGTCTTCGAAGGCCTCGTCACCGAAGTCCACGACACCCGCACCACCTACGAGACCCGCATCAACGCCTACGGCCTTATCGACGGCCGGCTGTTCGTCTGCACCTACACCC
This window contains:
- a CDS encoding BrnT family toxin, yielding MYCWDDAKNETNKEKHGIAFAAAALVFEGLVTEVHDTRTTYETRINAYGLIDGRLFVCTYTPRCGWRHIISLRKANKREVKHYG
- a CDS encoding replication initiator protein A gives rise to the protein MARRSTRSAPDQMDLFVALAVDVPLRDVRDTMERPFFSLSKSPRGKPIEYEVGDAKVIVRAPEDVGIATIWDADILIWAASQITEAINRGLAVSPVLRAPAYQILRAIHRPTGGEDYGRLRDALRRLNATYVETTIRSKGKPTGFTWLSRWTEDPQPDGRSFFTVELPGWFFDGVVAQGGVLRIDPRYFDLTGGIERWMYRVARKHAGNQSAGWPLSMKALYQKSGSTQRLSDFARQVRAVVEANQLPEYWLTLDKQGKEEIVHMVRRSFLALDHPGYERGGDSADHPQALSTGVSG
- a CDS encoding ParA family protein produces the protein MKVLAVHSQKGGSGKTTLSAHLSVQAARLGHRVLIVDLDPQESVRKWWDRRVADDVTLSVNPPVAGIKAAAKEHGCDLVVIDTPPRSAATTLAALELAHLVLIPCRPSIVDVDALDKVVELVARARAKSKHAVIINHAPAPRGVIQAEAGVVADSRSAIEAQFKLTVAPTVICDRAAFRHAMNDGRAVAEFEPAGKAAAEINSLWSYIQERI